A window from Citrus sinensis cultivar Valencia sweet orange chromosome 5, DVS_A1.0, whole genome shotgun sequence encodes these proteins:
- the LOC102624483 gene encoding dof zinc finger protein DOF1.2, giving the protein MFAASDHHRHHQQMLQYYAYPPQLGSPILLPKNAAAMEKKWKPDVETAPSCPRCASPNTKFCYYNNYSLSQPRYFCKGCRRYWTKGGSLRNVPMGGGCRKNRRVKSSRRKSPFNNDRPKASCSSDHTDDAVSTPNGGSDIDLAVVFAKFLNESSSSQETDLSAAKTSNSSTPDNVVQNDDFNVHNVMGNGDLNMLGEFPQVFGQLQEEEDRRVQDFLEDDMVNAHGLQALLGDEIVDHQVALWSDQAETETLPNFTWQRAMFQLQDFDSFPADDQLKASANLISDNWTSFDLPGFELYSRP; this is encoded by the coding sequence atGTTCGCGGCTAGTgatcatcatcgtcatcatcaacaaatgtTGCAATATTATGCTTATCCCCCTCAATTGGGATCCCCAATATTATTGCCCAAAAATGCAGCGGCAATGGAGAAAAAATGGAAACCAGACGTTGAAACTGCACCAAGTTGCCCTCGCTGTGCTTCACCCAACACCAAATTTTGCTACTACAACAACTACAGCTTGTCGCAGCCGCGCTACTTTTGCAAAGGCTGCAGAAGATACTGGACTAAAGGGGGCTCCTTAAGGAATGTTCCTATGGGTGGCGGCTGTCGGAAGAACCGCAGAGTCAAATCCTCCAGAAGGAAGAGCCCTTTTAATAATGATCGACCCAAAGCATCGTGTTCTTCTGATCATACTGATGATGCTGTCTCCACACCAAATGGAGGTTCGGATATTGACTTAGCTGTTGTTTTCGCCAAGTTTCTGAACGAGAGTTCGAGTTCTCAGGAGACTGATCTTTCGGCTGCCAAAACCTCAAATTCTTCGACTCCGGACAATGTTGtgcaaaatgatgattttaatgTTCACAATGTCATGGGAAACGGAGATCTAAATATGCTAGGAGAATTTCCTCAGGTTTTTGGGCAATTACAAGAAGAAGAGGATCGGAGAGTTCAAGATTTCTTGGAAGATGATATGGTTAATGCACACGGCTTGCAGGCTTTGTTAGgtgatgaaattgttgatcATCAGGTTGCTTTGTGGAGTGACCAAGCCGAAACTGAAACTTTGCCTAATTTTACATGGCAACGGGCCATGTTTCAGCTTCAggattttgattcttttccGGCCGATGATCAGTTGAAGGCTTCAGCAAATCTAATTAGCGATAACTGGACTTCCTTCGATCTTCCAGGATTTGAGCTCTATTCAAGACCTTGA